A stretch of the Bdellovibrio sp. 22V genome encodes the following:
- a CDS encoding Hpt domain-containing protein produces MSKVKVEIDADLQDLIPQFVENRKKDIESLDQLVEQNDLPAVAALAHKIKGAAAGYGFAELSELAAQMEKSAKNNESGPLKDLVKKMRIHFLNVEIHYVSM; encoded by the coding sequence ATGTCAAAAGTGAAGGTAGAAATCGATGCCGATCTACAAGATCTGATTCCTCAATTTGTCGAGAACAGAAAGAAGGACATCGAGTCTTTGGATCAACTTGTGGAGCAAAACGACCTCCCTGCGGTCGCAGCTCTTGCACATAAGATCAAAGGGGCGGCGGCGGGATATGGATTCGCTGAGCTTAGCGAACTTGCTGCGCAAATGGAAAAATCTGCAAAGAACAATGAAAGTGGACCACTGAAAGACCTTGTCAAAAAAATGAGAATTCATTTTCTCAATGTTGAGATTCATTACGTCTCCATGTAG
- the rnk gene encoding nucleoside diphosphate kinase regulator: MTTEQPRILVTDQDFHRLTALVSQVEGRWAEALEEELGRANVISQKEIPTNVVTMNSRVKFLDESTGQESEMTLVYPQDAKLEEGRISILAPVGIALLGLSSGQSIDWKLPNGSIKKLKVQDVVFQPEAEGRFDL; this comes from the coding sequence ATGACCACAGAACAACCTCGTATTCTTGTTACCGACCAGGATTTTCACCGACTCACGGCACTCGTTTCCCAGGTCGAGGGTCGTTGGGCTGAAGCATTGGAAGAAGAACTCGGTCGCGCCAACGTAATTTCGCAGAAAGAAATTCCCACGAATGTAGTGACAATGAATTCGCGTGTAAAATTTTTGGATGAGTCCACAGGCCAGGAAAGTGAAATGACACTGGTGTATCCACAAGATGCAAAACTTGAGGAAGGACGTATTTCTATTCTGGCTCCTGTAGGAATTGCCCTTCTTGGATTAAGCTCAGGACAGTCTATCGACTGGAAACTTCCTAACGGCAGTATTAAAAAACTGAAAGTGCAAGATGTTGTGTTCCAGCCGGAAGCTGAAGGCCGCTTCGATCTTTAG
- a CDS encoding putative sulfate exporter family transporter, with amino-acid sequence MLSGVALLSGIIAALVFGNPWMEQTRKWTSTLLSIAVVGLGAGMDLHVVGKVGLHGFGYTLTGIAFALIVGMLLGKFLRTGKDTSLLLAVGTAICGGSAIAAVAPVMRAKTHEVSVALGTVFLLNALALFVFPAVGHALHLTESQFGLWSALAIHDTSSVVGATMQYGSEALRIGTTVKLARALWIVPVAFVIGYLYSRNNGSESQKVQGKKPWFILGFIIVAAIVTWFPSLRVWGDMVEKGARYLMILTLFLIGSSLSKETLRSVGVKPLLQGALLWFLVAGGTLSAIVAGWIY; translated from the coding sequence ATGCTTTCTGGTGTGGCTCTTTTATCCGGTATCATCGCTGCTTTAGTTTTTGGCAATCCCTGGATGGAGCAAACTCGTAAGTGGACCTCGACGCTATTAAGTATTGCCGTCGTTGGTTTGGGTGCGGGAATGGATCTTCATGTTGTGGGTAAAGTGGGTTTGCACGGTTTTGGGTATACTCTTACCGGAATTGCCTTTGCCCTTATTGTCGGTATGCTTCTTGGTAAGTTTTTGCGAACGGGGAAAGACACATCTCTTTTGCTGGCTGTGGGCACGGCGATTTGTGGTGGCAGTGCCATTGCAGCCGTCGCGCCGGTGATGCGTGCGAAGACGCACGAAGTTTCAGTGGCGTTAGGTACTGTTTTTCTTTTAAACGCCTTGGCGCTGTTTGTGTTTCCTGCCGTCGGTCACGCCTTACATCTTACGGAATCTCAATTTGGTCTTTGGAGTGCCTTAGCGATTCACGATACCAGTTCCGTTGTCGGAGCGACCATGCAGTATGGTTCTGAGGCTCTGCGTATCGGCACGACTGTGAAACTGGCTCGGGCTCTGTGGATTGTCCCGGTCGCGTTCGTCATCGGTTATTTGTATTCCCGCAACAACGGAAGTGAGAGCCAGAAAGTTCAAGGGAAAAAGCCTTGGTTCATCCTCGGATTCATTATCGTAGCGGCTATCGTCACGTGGTTTCCTTCTTTAAGAGTGTGGGGAGACATGGTGGAAAAAGGCGCTAGATACCTTATGATTTTAACACTCTTTTTGATTGGCAGTTCGTTGAGTAAGGAAACTTTGCGAAGCGTGGGCGTAAAACCTTTGTTACAAGGAGCACTCTTGTGGTTCCTCGTGGCCGGAGGCACGCTGTCTGCGATTGTCGCGGGTTGGATATACTAG
- a CDS encoding substrate-binding domain-containing protein, with protein sequence MQIFNFLVSGFVFFSALATHAALDVYGPGGPAPAMIACGSAFEKEHKIKVNIHAGPLEKWIEKAGTADLFYSGSENMMDGFAEKLSVLDVKTIQTHYLRPSAILVRPKNPKNIQGVKDLLNQPLRIMVVNGAGQVGMWEDIVGRLKSAEALNQFRSRIVYAEKNTGDAEKKWKADPSIDAWLVFNIWGTRNPQNAVIVATEPELTIYRSMGTAVSKNTKQQAKVQQFIEFIKSPVCRKLFEKEGWF encoded by the coding sequence ATGCAAATTTTTAATTTTCTTGTTTCAGGATTTGTTTTTTTTAGCGCCCTCGCCACGCACGCGGCTCTGGATGTTTACGGCCCAGGCGGCCCGGCTCCGGCGATGATCGCGTGTGGTTCGGCGTTTGAAAAAGAACATAAAATAAAAGTGAATATTCACGCTGGTCCTCTGGAAAAGTGGATTGAAAAAGCAGGTACCGCAGATCTTTTCTATTCAGGTTCGGAAAACATGATGGATGGATTTGCAGAGAAACTTTCAGTCCTCGATGTAAAAACAATTCAAACTCACTACCTTCGCCCTTCGGCGATCTTGGTAAGACCGAAGAATCCAAAGAACATTCAAGGCGTGAAAGATCTTCTGAACCAGCCTTTGCGTATCATGGTTGTTAATGGCGCGGGTCAAGTCGGCATGTGGGAAGATATTGTGGGCCGTCTTAAAAGCGCCGAGGCCCTAAATCAATTCCGTTCGCGAATCGTTTATGCAGAGAAAAATACAGGAGATGCAGAAAAGAAATGGAAGGCGGATCCGAGCATTGATGCATGGCTGGTGTTTAACATCTGGGGAACGCGCAATCCGCAGAATGCTGTTATTGTTGCGACGGAACCTGAACTAACAATTTACCGCTCTATGGGAACGGCCGTATCAAAAAACACAAAACAGCAGGCGAAGGTTCAACAGTTTATCGAGTTTATTAAATCTCCTGTTTGTCGAAAGCTGTTCGAAAAAGAGGGTTGGTTTTAA
- a CDS encoding helix-turn-helix transcriptional regulator translates to MEHALYLSAIKKALKARNVSYAELAEDLNMTESGIKKMLNAKDISFRRILQICEVLQILPGQLFAFSEKAQISEVEFTERQQEALIKNRTLLAVYWRFAVEKHSLVEIEKLQRLSKADVKKMMEKLVTLDLVVAYRGSYRARHSGKFKWSDKTKLAKMLNREWSELTLQRALAGDDSTHRLVGMKLSKESLQKCVDKIQAALNEAVQESEREELTTAAAQLQNCTLLFAATPYGVFDDSKI, encoded by the coding sequence ATGGAACATGCCCTTTATCTATCTGCGATTAAAAAAGCCCTCAAAGCTCGCAACGTCAGCTACGCCGAGCTCGCTGAAGACTTAAACATGACCGAGTCAGGAATCAAAAAGATGCTAAACGCAAAAGATATTTCTTTTCGTCGCATTTTGCAGATCTGCGAAGTTCTGCAAATTCTTCCGGGGCAGCTTTTTGCTTTTTCTGAAAAGGCGCAAATTTCCGAAGTGGAGTTTACAGAACGTCAGCAAGAGGCCTTGATAAAGAATAGAACTCTCTTAGCTGTGTACTGGCGTTTTGCCGTCGAGAAGCACTCATTAGTGGAAATCGAAAAATTGCAGCGGTTGTCAAAAGCCGACGTGAAAAAGATGATGGAAAAACTTGTTACTCTCGATCTCGTCGTCGCATATCGCGGATCTTATCGCGCCCGCCACAGCGGCAAATTCAAATGGTCCGACAAAACGAAGTTGGCAAAGATGCTCAATCGCGAGTGGTCCGAACTGACTCTGCAAAGAGCCCTGGCTGGAGACGACTCGACTCACCGGCTTGTCGGAATGAAACTTTCCAAGGAATCTCTGCAAAAATGCGTGGATAAAATTCAGGCCGCTCTGAATGAAGCCGTACAGGAATCGGAACGCGAGGAACTTACAACTGCAGCGGCGCAGTTACAAAATTGCACGCTGCTTTTTGCGGCGACACCTTATGGGGTTTTTGACGATTCTAAGATTTAA
- a CDS encoding ATP-binding protein — MTHRKRFFLFTAVLVLSSVIIAGSIGYRITASTLKQSASDTLIQVRKAKAHELTRDFQYLNDTLVVTSELPSLTAFLGKYPAEYAEIREWLRTHGNESAWRSLISQTYNETSPGEISRTIAQMSPLSIFLQAQFLQSAHLQNKSPQDITQLSKVPGNLRYFKSHTEIHRLLRPSLERLKLNDILLVDPQGNVAYSTKKGLDFGSNLVSGAFANSRLAQAFRWSTTASSGSVQFFDFAPLTHFWSIPVAYLATPLFARNRYVGTLLFEIPLERVENILSNGKNWAGLGLKNTGEVVAFGTQGIMRNNARLYLEDPEKFTEVFRRHSPQQGSLPLILKNRGTALNLTLLPRDLKKYLSAPSLEETDNDYLGVKTLKSVGRFTLIGNTEWILIAKMNTQEVYGPLFTSIPYVLFGAVLLTTLALGAAFYLYRRFRAQTTALSLGMQRLREFDFSTRLPVEDTKDELNELYEKYNDIAVEYLKLKVSKDFLENAIHSLHEAFFIVEAHVNSEGKTHLQIRGLNPAAAEMVGIASSALKSTDLQMWIEADFAKVLRAPVRMDEKQTAISIEGVLKKVSGERIPLELSWAQIPTPIDHQPILVFVGRDIRWKKEIEKELKLNEEILKESQSISRTGSFRWDLRNGKVHWSEEEFHIFGLDPEKTVPNFELFRSMILPEDLPIFDQALQDAHKNIKPFNIDLRMRKREPNEVIWVRCQARTEYDDYGNPLFMYGTNQDITELRRTEQSLIAAKNEALKSSQAKSEFLARMSHEIRTPMNAIMGMADLLKETKLDKDQEYYVNIFCKAGEVLMALINDILDLSKIEAGEVSIENIPFDLKSLMDDVTDIMKPRSLEKGLEFSIEISPGISPYLMGDPNKLRQVLINLIGNSIKFTNGGFVRVLIGKNPSKKDTLMISVTDSGAGIPTSKQHLIFQKFSQADSSITRRYGGTGLGLAISKSLVELMGGQIWFKSREGIGTTFFFTIPYREQIYNPVTHKPLALQGSELDFAKPKQRDPHKKIRILIADDTEDNRTLFTHYLKNGPYEIIEAQNGLEAIDKIKSDKFDIVFMDVQMPEMDGYAATDAIRKWEHDAHKDHIPIIALTAHALSEDRQKSLKAGCDDHIAKPFKKETLMSVINRYSL; from the coding sequence ATGACCCATCGGAAAAGGTTTTTTCTTTTTACCGCGGTCCTCGTTTTAAGCTCTGTCATTATTGCAGGTTCGATCGGTTATAGAATTACCGCTTCCACTCTCAAACAAAGTGCCAGCGATACACTCATTCAAGTGCGCAAAGCTAAAGCGCACGAACTCACCAGAGATTTTCAATACCTCAACGACACCCTCGTCGTTACTTCAGAACTTCCAAGCCTCACGGCCTTTCTTGGCAAATACCCCGCAGAGTACGCGGAAATTCGAGAGTGGTTGCGCACTCACGGAAATGAAAGCGCCTGGCGCTCGTTAATATCGCAAACTTACAATGAAACAAGTCCTGGTGAAATCTCTCGTACCATAGCGCAGATGTCGCCTCTGTCCATATTCCTGCAAGCTCAGTTTTTACAAAGCGCCCACTTGCAGAATAAAAGTCCTCAAGATATCACGCAGCTTAGTAAAGTTCCCGGAAACTTACGCTACTTTAAAAGCCACACTGAAATTCACCGTCTTTTACGTCCTTCGCTCGAAAGACTGAAGTTGAATGATATTCTTCTTGTCGATCCGCAGGGGAACGTCGCTTATTCCACAAAAAAGGGATTGGATTTTGGCTCTAATCTTGTCTCGGGGGCTTTCGCTAATTCTCGGCTTGCGCAAGCGTTTCGCTGGTCCACAACAGCCTCCAGTGGATCGGTGCAGTTTTTCGACTTTGCTCCATTGACGCATTTTTGGAGTATTCCCGTGGCCTACCTGGCGACTCCCCTTTTTGCCCGAAACCGTTATGTTGGAACATTGCTTTTCGAAATTCCCCTTGAAAGAGTGGAGAACATTTTAAGCAATGGAAAAAATTGGGCCGGTCTTGGTTTAAAAAACACCGGTGAAGTGGTCGCCTTTGGGACTCAAGGAATCATGCGAAACAACGCGCGTCTTTATTTGGAAGACCCAGAAAAGTTCACAGAAGTTTTTCGCCGTCATTCCCCACAGCAGGGAAGTCTGCCATTGATTTTAAAAAATCGCGGCACGGCTTTAAACCTGACACTGTTACCACGAGATCTTAAAAAATATTTGTCGGCACCCTCTTTAGAAGAAACTGACAATGATTATCTGGGAGTAAAAACTCTTAAATCGGTCGGCAGATTCACGCTTATCGGAAATACCGAGTGGATTCTTATCGCCAAGATGAACACTCAAGAGGTCTATGGTCCTCTTTTTACGTCGATTCCTTATGTCCTTTTCGGAGCAGTTCTTTTGACGACGCTCGCATTAGGCGCCGCATTCTATCTTTATCGCCGCTTTCGGGCGCAGACGACGGCATTGTCTCTGGGCATGCAAAGACTTCGCGAATTTGATTTCTCGACAAGGCTTCCCGTCGAAGACACCAAAGACGAACTTAATGAACTCTATGAAAAGTACAACGATATCGCCGTCGAATACCTTAAGTTGAAAGTCTCCAAAGATTTCTTAGAGAACGCGATTCACTCTTTGCACGAAGCATTTTTTATCGTTGAAGCGCATGTCAATTCTGAAGGAAAAACTCACCTGCAAATTCGCGGCCTTAATCCGGCTGCTGCAGAAATGGTGGGAATCGCCAGCTCAGCATTAAAAAGCACAGATTTACAAATGTGGATCGAGGCCGACTTCGCAAAGGTCCTTCGCGCCCCCGTGCGTATGGATGAAAAGCAAACCGCAATTTCCATCGAAGGCGTTCTTAAAAAAGTTTCTGGGGAAAGAATTCCTCTTGAACTTTCGTGGGCGCAAATCCCGACTCCTATCGACCATCAACCCATATTAGTCTTTGTGGGCCGCGATATTCGCTGGAAGAAAGAAATTGAAAAGGAACTCAAACTGAATGAAGAGATTCTTAAAGAATCTCAATCTATTTCCAGAACGGGCTCTTTCCGCTGGGACCTCCGAAACGGAAAAGTGCATTGGTCCGAAGAAGAGTTCCATATTTTCGGATTGGATCCTGAAAAAACAGTTCCTAACTTTGAACTTTTCCGCTCGATGATTTTGCCTGAAGACTTACCGATTTTTGATCAAGCTCTGCAAGATGCTCACAAAAATATCAAACCTTTCAATATCGACTTGCGCATGCGAAAGAGAGAGCCCAACGAAGTCATTTGGGTGCGCTGCCAGGCTCGAACGGAATACGACGATTATGGCAATCCGTTATTCATGTATGGCACAAACCAAGACATCACAGAACTACGACGAACGGAGCAGTCATTAATTGCAGCGAAGAATGAAGCTTTGAAGTCTTCACAAGCTAAGTCCGAATTTTTAGCGCGCATGAGCCATGAAATTCGCACCCCCATGAATGCGATCATGGGTATGGCGGATTTATTAAAAGAAACAAAACTCGATAAAGATCAGGAATATTACGTGAATATCTTCTGTAAAGCGGGTGAAGTTTTGATGGCTCTTATCAACGATATTCTTGATCTTTCCAAAATCGAGGCCGGGGAAGTTTCGATCGAAAATATTCCTTTCGATCTCAAGTCTTTGATGGATGACGTCACAGATATCATGAAGCCAAGATCCTTGGAAAAAGGATTGGAGTTTTCAATTGAAATAAGCCCGGGTATTTCTCCTTATCTTATGGGGGACCCAAATAAGTTACGGCAGGTTCTGATAAATCTCATTGGAAACTCGATTAAGTTCACGAACGGTGGGTTTGTTCGCGTCTTGATCGGCAAAAATCCGTCGAAAAAAGACACTCTTATGATCAGCGTCACGGATTCCGGAGCGGGAATTCCCACTTCGAAGCAGCATTTGATTTTCCAAAAGTTTTCGCAAGCCGATAGCTCCATCACTCGTCGCTACGGCGGCACAGGGCTCGGCCTCGCCATTTCCAAAAGCTTAGTGGAACTTATGGGCGGACAAATCTGGTTCAAAAGCCGCGAAGGCATTGGCACGACTTTCTTCTTTACCATTCCTTATAGAGAGCAAATCTACAACCCTGTTACGCACAAGCCATTGGCTCTGCAGGGGTCGGAGTTGGATTTCGCAAAACCGAAACAACGCGACCCTCATAAAAAGATCCGCATCCTGATCGCCGACGATACGGAAGACAACCGCACGCTTTTTACGCATTATCTCAAAAACGGACCTTACGAAATTATTGAAGCTCAGAATGGACTTGAAGCTATTGATAAGATAAAGTCAGACAAGTTTGATATCGTCTTTATGGACGTGCAAATGCCGGAAATGGATGGGTATGCCGCGACGGATGCGATCCGCAAGTGGGAACATGATGCTCACAAAGATCACATTCCAATCATTGCTTTAACGGCCCATGCTCTTTCGGAAGATCGGCAGAAGTCTTTGAAAGCGGGTTGTGACGACCATATCGCCAAACCGTTTAAAAAAGAAACTTTGATGAGTGTTATTAATCGTTATTCTTTATAG
- a CDS encoding aminopeptidase P N-terminal domain-containing protein: METNKHQKRRLELTSRFSRTLFVISSGSENRRSPSISHRFKVSSDFFYLTGLDLAEALLVVVGGQSYLLTKAFGNVNSVWDDNDSLANSKELLNGLQIAAVEKLEEILRSHLNDFDRIATALGRSQIVDDVLLGFAAYGKARARKTSIPLAICDSRSLVGNLRLKKDADEISFMREAAVRSSRVHERLMRQSFVGKSEREISNWIEAQFLLEGMQWTAYETIVGAGERSTLLHARATDRIIQNDDIIVIDAGGEWKNYCADITRALPAGKRFTAEQRRIYETVLTAQKNVLREIRPGQTLQDLHQLTKESLIEGLAIAGYSRETLNEDVSRLMPHSTSHWIGLDVHDPAPYVGDTGEALRLEEGMTFTVEPGIYDKGIGVRIEDDVLVTANGVEILTSVAKEIHEIEALRADI; encoded by the coding sequence ATGGAAACAAATAAGCACCAGAAACGCAGATTAGAACTTACAAGTCGCTTTTCAAGAACACTTTTTGTGATTTCGTCGGGAAGCGAAAACAGAAGATCGCCTTCGATCTCGCATCGCTTTAAGGTCTCTTCAGACTTTTTTTATCTTACAGGTTTGGACCTGGCCGAAGCTCTGCTCGTCGTTGTAGGAGGCCAATCCTATTTACTGACGAAAGCTTTTGGCAATGTAAACTCTGTTTGGGACGACAACGATTCTCTTGCAAATTCAAAAGAACTTTTAAACGGATTGCAGATCGCGGCTGTGGAAAAGTTAGAGGAAATCCTGCGCAGTCATCTTAATGATTTTGATCGTATTGCGACGGCATTAGGTCGCTCGCAGATCGTGGACGATGTTCTTTTGGGATTTGCGGCTTATGGTAAAGCTCGCGCCAGAAAAACCTCGATACCTTTGGCGATTTGTGATTCGAGGTCTCTAGTAGGAAATCTTCGTCTTAAGAAAGACGCTGATGAAATATCTTTTATGCGCGAGGCGGCCGTACGTTCTTCGCGAGTGCATGAACGACTGATGCGACAAAGCTTTGTTGGTAAATCCGAGCGCGAGATTTCTAACTGGATCGAGGCGCAATTTCTGCTCGAAGGAATGCAGTGGACGGCCTATGAAACGATCGTCGGCGCCGGGGAGCGCAGTACCTTGTTGCACGCTCGGGCTACAGATCGCATCATCCAGAACGACGACATTATCGTGATTGATGCCGGAGGCGAATGGAAAAATTATTGTGCTGACATCACAAGAGCTTTGCCAGCGGGAAAACGTTTTACCGCCGAACAAAGAAGAATCTACGAGACGGTCTTAACGGCGCAAAAAAATGTATTAAGGGAAATTCGCCCTGGCCAAACTTTGCAGGATTTGCATCAGCTCACTAAAGAAAGTCTTATCGAAGGATTGGCCATCGCTGGTTATAGTCGCGAGACGCTTAATGAGGATGTTTCACGATTAATGCCTCATTCCACTTCGCATTGGATTGGACTAGACGTTCACGATCCTGCGCCTTACGTCGGTGATACGGGCGAGGCATTGCGACTTGAGGAAGGCATGACGTTCACAGTGGAACCTGGGATTTACGACAAAGGCATTGGTGTGAGAATTGAAGACGACGTTCTTGTCACAGCAAACGGAGTTGAAATCCTCACTTCTGTGGCAAAAGAAATTCACGAGATAGAAGCTTTACGAGCTGATATCTAA
- a CDS encoding GNAT family N-acetyltransferase yields MDIQNDSTHRRFKTLVDGGEAHILYHRGPQNSYDLFATEVPPESRGKNIADQLVREAIKVAKSENVQIIATCPYVKHWFDKHPEEKEILQRNEIRGLER; encoded by the coding sequence GTGGATATTCAAAACGATAGTACGCACAGACGGTTTAAAACTCTTGTGGATGGCGGCGAAGCTCACATTCTTTATCATCGTGGACCGCAAAACTCTTACGATCTTTTTGCGACGGAAGTTCCTCCAGAATCGCGAGGGAAAAATATTGCGGATCAACTTGTGCGTGAGGCTATTAAAGTTGCAAAGTCAGAAAACGTGCAGATTATCGCAACCTGTCCCTACGTGAAGCACTGGTTTGATAAACATCCGGAAGAAAAAGAAATTCTACAAAGAAATGAAATAAGAGGCCTAGAACGCTAG
- a CDS encoding phosphate/phosphite/phosphonate ABC transporter substrate-binding protein encodes MVKKILILFASLSLLSCTDSKELGSKENPVRFALVPGQDSAVLIENGKLLEKWILQQTGVHTKMQVPVSFIAVVEALGSKRVDVAIINTFGYMLAHEKYGVRAKLIGVNHGRSEYWGQIITRDEKIKSLKDLAGKKFAYVDPASTSGYILPAKLLKDEGIKLGEVIFAGKHDSVVTMVYQGRVDAGATYHTPEENGIPQDARRLVKNQFPDVFEKVKILKMTGSIPSDPVVFRKDLPQDLEQKLISALKSFATTPEGAVALKNLYHLTGFKDCSDQDYDKARKILIEMGQNVHLEK; translated from the coding sequence GTGGTGAAGAAAATACTCATCCTTTTTGCCTCACTATCATTGCTAAGTTGTACTGATTCGAAAGAGTTGGGCAGCAAGGAAAATCCTGTTCGTTTTGCACTGGTGCCTGGGCAAGATTCTGCGGTTCTTATCGAGAATGGAAAGCTTCTGGAAAAATGGATTTTGCAGCAGACAGGCGTACACACAAAGATGCAAGTGCCTGTGAGTTTTATCGCCGTCGTTGAGGCGTTGGGCTCAAAGCGTGTCGACGTTGCTATCATCAATACCTTCGGCTATATGCTCGCTCACGAAAAGTACGGAGTGCGTGCGAAACTTATTGGTGTGAATCATGGGCGCTCTGAGTATTGGGGTCAAATTATTACTCGCGATGAGAAGATCAAAAGTCTCAAGGATCTTGCCGGTAAAAAATTTGCTTATGTCGATCCAGCGTCAACCTCAGGGTACATTCTCCCTGCAAAACTTTTGAAGGATGAAGGTATCAAACTTGGTGAGGTTATCTTTGCAGGCAAGCATGACAGTGTTGTGACCATGGTGTATCAGGGCCGAGTCGACGCAGGGGCTACTTATCACACCCCCGAAGAGAACGGCATTCCTCAAGACGCACGCCGTTTAGTAAAAAATCAGTTTCCTGACGTTTTTGAGAAGGTAAAGATTCTAAAAATGACGGGGTCTATTCCTAGTGATCCGGTCGTTTTTCGCAAAGACTTGCCGCAGGATCTGGAGCAGAAACTGATTTCAGCTTTGAAAAGCTTCGCGACAACTCCCGAAGGAGCCGTCGCCTTAAAGAATCTGTATCATTTGACGGGTTTTAAAGACTGCAGCGACCAGGATTACGATAAAGCGCGTAAAATTCTTATCGAAATGGGTCAAAACGTCCATCTTGAAAAATAA
- a CDS encoding NAD(P)H-quinone oxidoreductase: MKAIEIEKPGGPEVLHLRERPVPTPKAGEVLIEVHAAGINRPDCAQRQGTYPPPPGASDILGLEVAGKIAACGDGVKRWKKGDHVCALLAGGGYAEMVTAPEGQCLPIPNGLDFISAASLPETFFTVWTNLFESGRLQMGETLLVHGGSGGIGTTAIQMAHVRGVEVYTTVGKKEAVEACKKLGAARVILYNEEDFVAAVKEATNDRGVDVILDMVGGDYFARNLEALAPQGRLVQIATIKGTKVELDLRKMMFKRLTLTGSTLRARSVEEKSRIAHALEKNIWPLLNKGQLSPVIYRTFPLEKAREAHELMESSAHTGKIVLIVKS; this comes from the coding sequence ATGAAAGCCATCGAAATAGAAAAACCCGGCGGTCCCGAAGTTCTTCACTTGCGAGAAAGACCTGTTCCCACTCCAAAAGCGGGAGAAGTGTTGATCGAAGTGCATGCTGCGGGAATCAATCGACCAGACTGCGCGCAACGGCAGGGAACTTATCCTCCTCCGCCAGGAGCTTCCGACATTTTAGGTCTTGAGGTGGCGGGAAAAATTGCCGCCTGTGGCGATGGCGTTAAGCGCTGGAAAAAAGGCGATCACGTGTGCGCCCTTCTTGCTGGGGGCGGATATGCCGAGATGGTGACAGCTCCTGAAGGACAATGCTTGCCTATTCCCAATGGGTTGGATTTTATTTCTGCGGCTTCTTTACCCGAAACGTTTTTCACCGTCTGGACGAATCTTTTTGAAAGCGGTCGTCTTCAGATGGGTGAAACATTATTGGTGCACGGCGGTTCCGGCGGGATTGGTACGACAGCCATTCAAATGGCGCACGTGCGTGGAGTTGAAGTTTATACGACAGTCGGAAAAAAAGAAGCGGTGGAGGCCTGTAAAAAACTGGGCGCCGCGCGAGTCATTTTATATAACGAAGAAGACTTTGTCGCCGCCGTCAAGGAAGCGACAAATGATCGCGGCGTCGATGTGATTTTAGATATGGTGGGCGGAGATTATTTTGCTCGCAACCTTGAAGCTTTGGCTCCACAAGGGCGTCTTGTACAAATCGCTACTATCAAAGGCACCAAGGTAGAGTTGGACTTGCGTAAGATGATGTTCAAAAGACTGACTCTGACCGGATCAACTTTGCGGGCGAGATCTGTTGAGGAAAAAAGCCGTATTGCCCACGCACTGGAAAAGAATATCTGGCCTCTGTTGAATAAAGGACAGCTTAGTCCTGTTATTTATCGTACTTTTCCGCTGGAAAAAGCACGCGAAGCCCACGAACTTATGGAATCCAGCGCGCATACTGGAAAGATTGTACTCATCGTTAAATCTTAG